The following are from one region of the Maribacter aquivivus genome:
- a CDS encoding universal stress protein gives MKNILIPTDFSIPAWNATKYAMQLFAESECVFYFLNAYTPELHSNRLMAGRVTEAPKDYSAQTASEKGLKKVLQRIKKQCNNPLHSYKTISSFSMLIDEVKDVIEKRHIDFVIMSASGGADDESIFLGRNTVRILNHINKCPVMVIPPRAVFENLHSISVVSEFNHLFKSEELSPVVDLARYFNSTVQIASIQNARPQITELQQINHEIIAKKLGSVYHNFYKLDTEGSLTTTLKRYVDHTNCQLLVLSNNANSYLRNLCNDYIVGKSIFCCHVPMLSLQLIENNISISH, from the coding sequence ATGAAAAATATATTAATACCGACCGATTTTTCGATACCTGCATGGAATGCTACCAAGTACGCCATGCAATTATTCGCAGAATCTGAATGTGTATTCTATTTCTTAAACGCCTATACTCCAGAATTACATAGTAACCGTTTAATGGCGGGGAGAGTAACGGAAGCCCCCAAAGATTATTCTGCGCAAACAGCATCAGAAAAAGGATTGAAAAAGGTTCTTCAGCGTATTAAAAAACAATGTAATAATCCGCTCCATAGCTATAAAACAATTTCTAGCTTCTCAATGCTTATTGACGAAGTAAAAGACGTAATAGAAAAGCGGCACATAGATTTTGTAATTATGAGTGCCAGCGGTGGTGCAGATGATGAATCTATTTTCTTAGGAAGAAATACGGTAAGAATATTAAACCATATCAATAAATGTCCGGTAATGGTTATACCGCCAAGGGCAGTTTTTGAAAACTTACATTCCATTTCTGTCGTATCAGAATTCAACCATTTATTTAAGAGTGAAGAATTAAGCCCAGTAGTAGATTTGGCACGTTATTTTAATAGTACGGTACAAATTGCGAGTATCCAAAATGCTAGGCCTCAGATTACAGAGTTGCAACAGATAAATCATGAGATTATAGCTAAAAAACTAGGGTCTGTTTATCATAATTTCTACAAATTAGATACCGAAGGTTCCTTAACAACCACTTTAAAAAGGTATGTTGATCATACTAATTGCCAGTTACTTGTTTTGTCTAACAATGCAAATAGCTATTTAAGAAACTTGTGCAATGATTATATTGTTGGTAAATCTATTTTCTGCTGCCATGTGCCCATGTTATCATTACAATTAATTGAAAATAACATCAGTATTAGTCATTAA
- the fsa gene encoding fructose-6-phosphate aldolase, protein MKFFIDTANLDEIKEAQDMGILDGVTTNPSLMAKEGITGADNILAHYKKICDVVDGDVSAEVISTDYEGMIAEGEKLVKISPQIVIKVPMIKEGVKAIKYFSDKGYRTNCTLVFSSGQALLAAKAGATYVSPFIGRLDDISTDGLGLIADIRLIYDNYGYETQILAASVRHVMHIIDCAKIGADVMTGGLSSIVGLLKHPLTDSGLAKFLADYQKGN, encoded by the coding sequence ATGAAATTTTTTATAGATACAGCAAATTTAGATGAGATTAAAGAAGCTCAAGATATGGGTATTTTAGATGGTGTTACAACTAACCCATCTTTAATGGCAAAAGAAGGCATTACTGGTGCTGATAACATTTTGGCACATTACAAGAAAATATGTGATGTTGTTGATGGTGACGTTAGTGCTGAGGTTATTTCTACCGATTATGAAGGTATGATAGCAGAAGGCGAGAAGTTGGTTAAAATTAGCCCACAGATCGTTATTAAGGTACCTATGATCAAAGAAGGTGTAAAGGCAATTAAGTATTTCTCTGATAAAGGATATAGAACTAACTGTACATTGGTATTCTCTTCTGGTCAAGCATTATTGGCTGCAAAAGCAGGTGCAACATATGTTTCTCCTTTCATTGGTCGTTTAGATGATATCTCTACAGACGGTTTAGGATTGATTGCTGATATTCGTTTAATCTATGATAACTACGGTTACGAAACTCAAATTCTTGCAGCATCTGTACGTCACGTAATGCATATTATTGATTGTGCTAAAATTGGTGCTGATGTTATGACAGGTGGTTTAAGTTCAATTGTTGGACTTTTAAAGCACCCATTAACTGATAGCGGTTTAGCTAAGTTCTTGGCAGATTACCAAAAAGGAAACTAA
- a CDS encoding VIT1/CCC1 transporter family protein: MQDEKHYGTRSNWLRAAVLGANDGILSTASLVIGVAAASTTREPIILAGVAGLVAGALSMAAGEYVSVSSQEDLEKADLAREMKELEEMPEEELKELALIYEERGLDSDLAMQVATQLTAYDALGAHARDELGINDITQANPLLAALSSGASFVFGGLLPVLVAYFGPLEQMEYVQYGFAVAFLAVLGAIAAKAGGSNILTAVLRISFWGTVAMVITALIGHLFGVNVA; the protein is encoded by the coding sequence ATGCAAGACGAAAAGCATTATGGTACACGAAGTAATTGGTTGCGAGCAGCAGTGCTTGGTGCCAATGATGGTATTTTGTCTACAGCAAGTTTGGTAATTGGTGTCGCAGCGGCAAGTACTACCAGAGAGCCTATTATTTTAGCGGGCGTCGCAGGTTTGGTGGCAGGCGCTTTGTCAATGGCTGCAGGTGAATATGTATCTGTAAGTTCACAAGAAGATTTAGAAAAAGCCGATCTAGCTCGTGAAATGAAAGAGCTAGAAGAAATGCCCGAGGAAGAACTTAAAGAACTGGCCTTAATTTATGAAGAGCGCGGTTTAGATTCAGATTTAGCCATGCAAGTAGCTACACAGTTAACCGCATATGATGCCTTAGGTGCACATGCCAGAGATGAACTGGGTATCAATGATATTACACAGGCAAATCCGTTATTGGCGGCATTATCATCTGGCGCATCTTTTGTTTTCGGCGGATTGCTTCCTGTTCTGGTTGCTTATTTTGGTCCGTTAGAGCAAATGGAATACGTTCAATATGGTTTTGCGGTAGCGTTCTTGGCAGTTTTAGGCGCCATCGCAGCAAAAGCAGGAGGTTCGAATATATTGACAGCCGTATTAAGAATCAGTTTTTGGGGAACCGTAGCTATGGTCATCACCGCATTGATCGGGCATTTGTTCGGGGTAAATGTGGCGTAG
- the rpiA gene encoding ribose-5-phosphate isomerase RpiA: MSAVNEKKVAALEAVKYIKSGMTVGLGTGSTAFYMIEAIGEMVQNGLELKAVATSDETEKLAKKMGIHVITLAEAKRLDVTIDGADEVDEDFQLIKGGGGALLREKIVAHNSDMNIIIADSSKSVSKLGKFKLPIETIPFATQLIIKELEGMKLAPVQRMRGTEDYKTDENNDIVDIDIWDTDIKLTDLEQQLKTIPGIVETGLFLTTTNLVIIGKGEKAIIKKR, translated from the coding sequence GTGAGCGCGGTAAACGAGAAGAAAGTAGCAGCATTAGAAGCAGTAAAATATATAAAATCAGGTATGACCGTTGGTCTAGGCACTGGGTCTACTGCATTTTATATGATTGAAGCTATTGGCGAAATGGTACAGAACGGACTAGAACTTAAGGCCGTAGCAACATCTGACGAAACTGAAAAATTAGCAAAAAAAATGGGTATACATGTGATTACCCTTGCAGAAGCAAAAAGATTAGATGTTACCATTGATGGTGCAGATGAGGTCGATGAAGATTTTCAGTTGATCAAAGGTGGAGGCGGAGCATTACTTCGAGAAAAAATCGTGGCCCATAATTCTGATATGAATATCATTATTGCTGATTCGTCTAAGAGTGTTTCTAAATTAGGTAAGTTCAAGTTGCCTATAGAAACGATACCCTTTGCCACCCAACTAATTATTAAAGAATTGGAGGGTATGAAATTGGCGCCTGTACAGCGAATGAGAGGTACAGAAGATTACAAAACCGATGAGAATAATGATATCGTTGATATTGATATTTGGGATACCGATATAAAGCTAACCGATTTAGAACAGCAATTAAAAACAATACCGGGCATCGTAGAAACAGGATTATTCTTGACTACCACCAATTTGGTTATTATTGGCAAAGGGGAGAAAGCTATTATAAAAAAGCGATAA
- a CDS encoding transketolase family protein produces the protein MNKELDQLAADNIRALAVAMVEKANSGHPGGPMGGADYMHILYSEFFNYDPSDMKWPFRDRFFMDAGHLSTLMYAQYYLLGNYEKDDVANFRQWGSVTPGHPEVDVARGIENTSGPLGQGHTMGVGAAVAANFLKARFGDWMNHKIYGFISDGGVQEEISQGAGRIAGHLGLSNFIMFYDSNDVQLSSKTDEVTSENTAMKYESWGWKVVTIDGHDHDQIRKALTDANAETDKPTLIIGQTIMGKGCVTADGTPYEGYTELHGKPIGDTGADYEKTLLNLGADVANPFDIYAKVEEYYEGIINKKKDEAQAKKREIDAWRSENAELSAKLDGFLEGKLPDLDFSSVAQKEGQATRAASSNVLAYLAQNVENMIVSSADLSNSDKTDGFLKKTHILKKGDFSGAFLQAGVAELTMATMANGIALHGGVMAVVATFFVFSDYMKPAIRLSCIQELPVKFVWTHDAFRVGEDGPTHQPIEQEAQIRLLEKLKNHSHEQSFVALRPADSQETNVAWKMAMENQKTPTGLILSRQGIKDLPAKSGNRYQEALGAEKGGYLIQEVADPDVILIANGSEVATLVAATKLLEEKEGLKVNIASIPSEGIFRQQSEAYQEKVIPPNKPVFGLTAGLPVNLEGLAGANGKVFGLEHFGYSAPATVLDEKFGFTGDQVYQQVVDFLK, from the coding sequence ATGAACAAGGAACTAGATCAATTAGCAGCCGATAATATAAGGGCATTAGCTGTAGCGATGGTAGAAAAGGCAAACTCTGGACACCCAGGTGGACCAATGGGAGGCGCAGACTACATGCACATTTTATATTCTGAATTTTTCAACTACGATCCTTCTGATATGAAGTGGCCGTTTCGTGACCGTTTTTTCATGGATGCTGGGCACTTATCTACTTTAATGTACGCTCAGTATTATTTATTAGGTAATTATGAAAAAGATGATGTAGCTAATTTTAGACAATGGGGATCGGTAACACCGGGCCACCCAGAAGTTGATGTTGCAAGAGGTATAGAAAATACATCAGGCCCATTAGGTCAAGGTCATACCATGGGTGTTGGTGCTGCAGTAGCGGCAAACTTTTTGAAAGCACGTTTTGGAGATTGGATGAACCATAAAATTTATGGATTTATTTCTGATGGTGGTGTACAAGAAGAAATTTCTCAAGGTGCAGGTAGAATTGCAGGTCACTTAGGTCTAAGCAACTTTATTATGTTCTATGATTCTAATGATGTTCAACTTTCATCTAAAACAGATGAGGTTACTTCAGAGAATACAGCAATGAAATATGAGTCATGGGGATGGAAAGTTGTTACTATCGACGGCCACGACCATGATCAAATAAGAAAAGCACTTACAGATGCTAATGCGGAAACAGATAAGCCAACATTGATTATCGGTCAAACGATAATGGGTAAAGGTTGTGTAACTGCAGACGGCACGCCTTATGAAGGGTATACAGAACTACACGGTAAGCCAATTGGCGATACAGGTGCAGATTATGAAAAGACTTTATTGAACTTAGGTGCAGATGTAGCAAACCCTTTTGATATCTACGCTAAAGTAGAAGAGTATTACGAAGGTATTATCAATAAAAAGAAAGACGAAGCACAAGCTAAGAAAAGAGAGATTGATGCATGGCGTTCAGAGAATGCTGAGCTATCTGCAAAATTAGATGGTTTCTTGGAAGGTAAATTACCAGACTTAGATTTCAGTTCTGTAGCACAGAAAGAAGGTCAGGCAACAAGAGCGGCATCATCTAACGTTTTAGCGTATTTAGCGCAGAATGTAGAGAATATGATCGTATCATCTGCAGATTTATCAAACAGTGATAAGACAGACGGTTTCTTGAAGAAAACGCACATTTTAAAGAAAGGTGATTTTTCTGGAGCATTCTTACAAGCAGGAGTAGCAGAATTGACAATGGCAACTATGGCAAACGGTATCGCGCTTCACGGCGGGGTAATGGCAGTAGTGGCAACATTCTTCGTATTTTCTGATTATATGAAGCCGGCAATACGTTTAAGTTGTATTCAAGAATTACCGGTGAAGTTTGTTTGGACACATGATGCCTTTAGAGTAGGTGAGGACGGACCAACACACCAGCCAATAGAGCAAGAAGCACAAATACGTTTGTTAGAGAAATTAAAGAACCACAGCCACGAGCAAAGTTTCGTAGCATTGCGTCCTGCAGATTCTCAAGAAACCAATGTAGCTTGGAAAATGGCAATGGAAAACCAAAAAACGCCAACCGGACTTATTTTATCTCGTCAAGGGATAAAAGATCTTCCTGCGAAAAGTGGTAACCGTTATCAGGAAGCCTTAGGAGCAGAAAAAGGAGGATACCTAATACAAGAAGTAGCAGATCCAGATGTTATTTTGATTGCTAATGGTTCTGAAGTTGCAACTTTGGTAGCGGCAACTAAATTATTAGAAGAGAAAGAAGGTCTAAAAGTGAATATCGCTTCTATACCATCAGAAGGTATTTTTAGACAACAGTCTGAAGCTTACCAAGAAAAAGTAATTCCTCCAAACAAACCAGTTTTCGGACTTACGGCAGGTCTTCCTGTAAACTTGGAAGGTTTAGCAGGAGCAAACGGAAAAGTGTTCGGTTTAGAGCATTTTGGTTATTCTGCACCAGCAACTGTATTGGATGAGAAATTCGGGTTCACCGGTGATCAAGTATACCAACAAGTAGTAGATTTTTTAAAGTAA
- a CDS encoding Crp/Fnr family transcriptional regulator: protein MESRCENCIIRQFNSLRALSKDELKKVADSKTSKKIKKGEALFIEGQKLDGVFCVREGVSKLSKLSSNGKEQIVKLTNRGEIMGQRSVIAEDFTNLSATAISDMEVCFIPKEVISNTLNTNPYFSLEVLRHMAHDLKEADDVIVNMSQKTVKQRLAEAFAYLKKNYGEDENGFLLLTLSRDDYANIVGAATESLIRMISEFKKKGLIKTDGKKIGIVEEELLQELAEGF from the coding sequence ATGGAAAGTAGATGTGAAAATTGCATTATCCGACAGTTTAATTCACTCCGTGCATTGAGCAAAGACGAATTAAAGAAGGTAGCGGACTCTAAAACCTCTAAGAAGATAAAAAAAGGAGAGGCTTTATTTATAGAAGGGCAGAAGCTTGATGGTGTATTTTGTGTGCGAGAAGGCGTTTCTAAATTATCTAAATTAAGTAGCAACGGTAAAGAGCAAATAGTAAAATTGACCAATAGAGGTGAAATTATGGGGCAACGCTCTGTCATTGCAGAAGATTTTACCAATTTAAGTGCTACCGCTATTAGTGATATGGAAGTGTGTTTTATACCTAAAGAAGTAATATCGAACACATTAAATACTAACCCTTATTTTTCTTTAGAAGTATTGCGACATATGGCGCATGATCTAAAAGAGGCAGATGACGTTATTGTAAATATGTCTCAAAAAACAGTGAAACAGCGTTTGGCTGAGGCATTTGCTTATTTGAAGAAAAACTATGGAGAAGATGAAAACGGATTTCTATTATTGACACTTAGTAGAGATGATTATGCGAATATTGTTGGGGCGGCAACAGAATCTTTAATTCGTATGATATCTGAGTTTAAGAAAAAAGGACTTATAAAGACAGATGGGAAAAAGATTGGGATTGTAGAAGAGGAATTGTTGCAAGAACTGGCTGAGGGATTTTAA
- a CDS encoding SDR family oxidoreductase, producing the protein MSKLNGKIAIVTGGNSGIGYASAKEFKSQGATVVITGRDSEKVAKASQELGVKGIVADVKSLSAIDDLVAQVKSDYGNVDVLFVNAGIFQPAPVGQISEEMFDHQMSINFKGALFTTEKFLPILNDGASVINLSSVNAYTGMPNTAVYAASKAALNAYTRTAATELAPRKIRINSVNPGPVSTPIFGKTGMEEEQLNGFAEAMQNRIPLKRFGQPEDIAKLVSFLASDDASFITGSEYNIDGGININPLLG; encoded by the coding sequence ATGAGTAAATTAAATGGGAAAATTGCCATAGTTACAGGCGGTAATAGTGGTATTGGTTATGCATCTGCAAAAGAGTTTAAAAGTCAAGGTGCAACTGTTGTAATTACAGGAAGAGATTCTGAAAAGGTTGCGAAAGCATCACAAGAGCTTGGTGTAAAAGGAATTGTTGCTGATGTTAAAAGTCTTTCAGCAATAGATGATTTGGTGGCACAAGTAAAATCAGATTATGGAAACGTTGATGTTCTATTCGTAAATGCTGGTATTTTTCAGCCTGCTCCTGTTGGTCAAATTAGTGAGGAAATGTTCGACCACCAAATGAGTATAAACTTTAAAGGTGCGTTGTTTACAACTGAAAAATTTCTGCCAATTTTAAATGATGGTGCTTCAGTCATTAATTTGTCTTCTGTAAATGCTTATACTGGAATGCCAAATACTGCTGTTTATGCTGCATCAAAAGCTGCATTGAATGCTTATACAAGGACTGCTGCAACTGAATTAGCACCAAGAAAAATAAGAATAAATTCTGTAAATCCTGGACCTGTTTCTACTCCGATTTTTGGAAAAACTGGGATGGAAGAAGAGCAATTAAATGGATTTGCCGAAGCTATGCAAAATCGTATTCCGTTAAAACGATTTGGACAACCAGAAGATATAGCAAAACTGGTTTCGTTTTTAGCTTCTGACGATGCTTCTTTCATTACTGGAAGTGAGTATAATATTGATGGTGGTATAAATATCAATCCGCTATTAGGTTAA
- a CDS encoding alpha/beta hydrolase: MTSKIALHIFNYFIILFGFISTSTPAFAQVTNSKPDAVQMKTYNYADTLQLDFYSIPSKDITLKPTVILVHGGGFTAGQRNGGDEKRLSKYLAAKGFNVASINYRLSRRGKSFGCDCPASIKIDTYVEAVADLSKAINYLTKDSLPFKADPTKIFLIGSSAGAETVLNFQFMRYDYRFKRLPYPNAKIAGLVSFSGAVLDENYIDASNKTPALFFHGVKDSVVPYDTNPHRFCTPTDVGYIRINGPKAIAERLSEIDGYYKVYFNAEGGHEWASLGYEFPELIYEFLEDILRGDDTMKEFESITSPIDSKE; encoded by the coding sequence ATGACCTCAAAAATAGCTTTACATATCTTCAATTATTTCATCATATTATTTGGTTTCATTTCTACCAGTACTCCTGCATTTGCTCAAGTTACAAACTCCAAACCGGATGCTGTACAAATGAAAACCTATAACTATGCCGATACCCTACAGCTTGATTTTTATAGTATTCCGTCTAAAGACATTACATTAAAACCCACAGTTATTTTAGTACATGGTGGTGGATTTACTGCTGGACAACGGAATGGTGGTGATGAAAAGCGACTAAGTAAATACCTAGCGGCTAAAGGTTTTAATGTGGCTTCAATAAATTACAGGCTTTCTAGAAGAGGAAAATCTTTTGGTTGCGATTGCCCTGCTTCTATAAAAATTGATACCTACGTAGAGGCGGTTGCCGATCTTTCTAAAGCTATTAATTACTTAACGAAAGATTCATTGCCCTTTAAAGCTGATCCCACTAAAATATTCTTGATCGGTAGTAGTGCCGGTGCCGAAACCGTTTTGAATTTTCAATTTATGCGATATGATTATCGTTTTAAAAGACTGCCCTACCCAAATGCTAAAATTGCAGGATTAGTAAGTTTTTCTGGTGCTGTATTAGATGAAAATTATATTGATGCCAGCAATAAGACTCCTGCCCTATTTTTTCACGGAGTTAAAGATTCCGTTGTTCCTTATGATACGAATCCGCATCGATTTTGCACCCCTACCGATGTTGGTTATATACGTATTAACGGGCCTAAAGCTATTGCCGAACGCCTTTCTGAGATTGATGGGTATTACAAAGTGTACTTCAATGCCGAAGGCGGACACGAATGGGCGTCTCTCGGATACGAATTTCCTGAATTGATCTATGAATTTTTAGAAGATATTTTACGTGGTGATGATACGATGAAAGAATTTGAATCGATTACCTCGCCCATAGATAGTAAAGAATAG
- a CDS encoding tetratricopeptide repeat protein: protein MKYFCLLIILFLLISCDYNSSEDYFKEAVKLEKSGNFKRAILFHNKALKINPKSIASLINRGSDKSELGDYHGAIIDLKSILEFDRDNTLAHYAIGDTYSELKEYTKAIKFYTKALQTKGIIKKPTIDTKKHSILFIIGNDQYSVQDYYIYFERGIAYLETNQYDKAIIDIKNSLLNENGISDCYFLLGKCYLGKKDSIKACNNFIESAKLGDKEAREMIKKHCLKNK, encoded by the coding sequence TTGAAATATTTTTGTCTTTTAATTATCCTTTTCTTATTGATTTCATGTGATTATAATTCTTCAGAAGATTATTTTAAAGAAGCAGTAAAATTAGAGAAATCAGGAAATTTTAAAAGAGCAATCCTATTCCATAATAAAGCTTTAAAAATAAACCCCAAATCTATTGCTTCACTTATAAATCGAGGGTCTGATAAATCTGAATTAGGTGATTATCACGGAGCTATTATTGATTTAAAATCAATTTTAGAATTTGATAGAGATAATACTTTAGCACACTACGCAATTGGTGACACATATTCTGAACTAAAAGAATATACAAAAGCTATTAAATTTTACACAAAAGCACTGCAAACAAAAGGAATTATAAAAAAGCCTACAATTGATACTAAAAAGCATAGTATTCTTTTTATTATTGGAAATGACCAATACAGTGTTCAAGATTATTATATATACTTCGAACGAGGAATCGCATATTTAGAAACTAATCAATATGATAAGGCTATAATTGATATAAAAAATTCATTATTAAATGAAAATGGAATATCTGATTGTTACTTTTTATTAGGCAAATGTTACCTTGGAAAAAAAGACTCAATAAAAGCATGTAACAACTTTATTGAATCCGCTAAATTAGGAGATAAAGAAGCTAGAGAAATGATTAAAAAGCATTGCTTAAAAAATAAGTAA
- a CDS encoding TetR/AcrR family transcriptional regulator, whose amino-acid sequence MPRVKLFDENEVLTKAMNLFWKQGYSATSIRDLVSHLGINRASLYDTFGDKEQLFKKSFELYRKSSMEGLTLFFQSQPNVRDGFSKLFNNAIEEAIVDKDRKGCFVVNITTELIPNDESLLKVLESNKQDIENLFYEYLKKGKEKGQIIDSKDLKSISSLFYTLYSGIKVVSKIETNKKELTNSVNLALSLLV is encoded by the coding sequence ATGCCAAGAGTTAAACTATTTGATGAAAACGAAGTCCTGACCAAAGCAATGAATTTGTTTTGGAAACAAGGATATTCCGCAACTTCTATCAGAGATTTAGTTAGTCATTTAGGAATTAACAGGGCAAGTTTATATGATACTTTTGGTGATAAAGAACAGCTTTTTAAAAAGTCCTTTGAACTTTACAGAAAGTCAAGTATGGAAGGATTAACTCTTTTTTTTCAGAGTCAACCTAATGTTAGAGATGGATTTTCAAAACTTTTTAATAATGCTATTGAAGAAGCAATTGTTGATAAAGATAGAAAAGGTTGTTTTGTTGTAAATATTACTACAGAACTTATTCCCAATGATGAAAGTTTATTAAAAGTTTTAGAGAGCAATAAACAAGATATTGAAAATCTCTTTTATGAGTATCTCAAAAAAGGTAAAGAAAAAGGTCAAATAATAGACAGCAAAGATTTAAAATCTATTTCTTCACTTTTTTACACTTTATATAGTGGAATTAAAGTCGTTTCTAAAATTGAAACGAATAAAAAGGAACTAACAAATTCTGTCAATTTAGCCTTGTCGTTGTTGGTTTGA
- a CDS encoding DUF7668 domain-containing protein produces the protein MIDNDMHQLAYNLNNELLDYINHRNLNKLNSNYGITSAMFEEIEEVINDVGVDLKKVGLKIKGGKLLDIWEFDELNGYGVEVDLITINGERTDLTLITELDKVGEGYKLEYRQLGVM, from the coding sequence ATGATAGATAATGATATGCATCAATTAGCCTATAATTTGAATAACGAATTACTGGATTATATAAATCATCGAAATTTGAATAAACTTAATTCCAATTATGGAATAACTTCTGCAATGTTTGAAGAAATTGAAGAAGTTATAAATGATGTGGGTGTTGACTTGAAAAAAGTAGGCTTAAAAATTAAAGGCGGAAAACTTCTTGATATTTGGGAATTTGATGAACTTAATGGGTATGGTGTTGAAGTGGATTTAATAACTATTAATGGAGAAAGAACAGATTTAACTTTGATAACTGAATTAGATAAAGTTGGAGAAGGGTATAAATTAGAATATCGACAGTTAGGGGTAATGTGA